A section of the Humulus lupulus chromosome 2, drHumLupu1.1, whole genome shotgun sequence genome encodes:
- the LOC133814115 gene encoding ureide permease 1-like encodes MVTGTTLNYFLDNRINRAEILFPGVGCFLVAVCLASTVHSSNVADNKEKLEGFSSKEGCLGKALSLDFPYVSFTGVFFSLFSPAFNLATNDQWHTLKDGVPHLAYMNDWNGRGWSLMVGLLCGFGNGLQFIRGQVAGYAATDVVQALPLVSTFWGILLFGEYRKSSRRTYILLVSMLSMFIVAVAVLMASSGHRK; translated from the exons ATGGTGACTGGAACAACCTTGAATTACTTTTTAGACAATAGAATTAATAGAGCCGAGATCCTTTTCCCTGGCGTTGGCTGCTTCTTGGTTGCAGTTTGCCTTGCTTCTACTGTCCACTCATCTAATGTAGCTGATAATAAAGAAAAGCTTGAAGGTTTTTCATCTAAAGAGGG GTGTTTGGGAAAAGCACTCTCATTGGATTTTCCATATGTTTCTTTTACTGGTGTTTTCTTTTCTCTATTCTCACCAGCATTCAACTTGGCAACAAATGATCAATGGCATACATTGAAAGATGGGGTTCCTCACTTG GCTTATATGAATGACTGGAATGGCAGAGGCTGGTCCTTAATGGTCGGTCTGCTCTGCGGGTTTGGCAATGGTCTCCAATTCATAAGAGGCCAAGTTGCAGGGTATGCTGCAACAGATGTTGTTCAG GCACTTCCACTAGTAAGCACTTTCTGGGGAATTCTTTTGTTTGGAGAATACAGAAAATCGTCAAGAAGAACATATATATTGCTAGTAAGTATGTTGTCTATGTTTATTGTGGCTGTTGCTGTTCTTATGGCATCATCAGGGCATCGAAAGTAG